In Leisingera sp. NJS204, the following are encoded in one genomic region:
- a CDS encoding energy transducer TonB, giving the protein MQTGTRISLAGHGLLMGWVVFGAWFPSEPLPSRVQQVALISAEQFEKLSQQRQAPQVAPEPAPLNEPAEVQPAPEPAPQPDPEPETVQPEPVAPAAPDPQVTEIPEPQPEPDVPDTPPAAAEEPEIAALVPQVRPETAPRPVERVAPEPVAPPEPDTRVDDAAQPEVAPEEGAETEQEVQEATAPEAASDRIVTEENEGEDVAASAAPAVSVRPRTRPARPQPQPEEAVEAAQPAGQAQPETETADTPSAVEDALAEALAGGADVEAPEPSGPPLTLGEKDALRVAVSQCWNVGSLSTDALNTTVVVTVSLAQDGKPDSGSIRMLSSTGGSSSAAQQAFGAARRAIIRCGAKGFQLPPEKYAQWRDIEMTFNPERMRIK; this is encoded by the coding sequence GTGCAGACCGGAACCAGGATCTCTCTTGCCGGACATGGGCTGTTGATGGGATGGGTTGTCTTTGGCGCCTGGTTCCCCTCCGAACCTTTGCCGTCCCGGGTTCAGCAGGTGGCGCTGATATCGGCGGAGCAGTTTGAAAAGCTCAGCCAGCAGCGCCAGGCGCCGCAAGTCGCCCCCGAACCTGCACCGTTGAATGAACCGGCCGAAGTGCAGCCCGCACCCGAGCCCGCGCCGCAGCCGGACCCGGAGCCGGAAACCGTTCAGCCCGAACCGGTCGCGCCGGCGGCGCCGGATCCGCAAGTGACAGAGATCCCCGAGCCGCAGCCCGAGCCGGATGTGCCGGACACGCCGCCTGCAGCGGCTGAGGAGCCGGAGATAGCTGCGCTGGTGCCGCAGGTGCGCCCTGAAACTGCGCCGCGCCCGGTGGAGCGTGTCGCGCCTGAGCCTGTTGCGCCACCAGAACCGGACACCAGGGTTGACGATGCTGCCCAGCCGGAAGTGGCACCGGAAGAGGGCGCCGAAACCGAACAGGAGGTGCAGGAGGCCACTGCGCCCGAGGCTGCCAGCGACCGGATTGTGACTGAGGAAAACGAAGGCGAGGACGTTGCAGCCTCCGCTGCGCCGGCAGTATCGGTGCGGCCCAGGACACGGCCGGCCCGGCCGCAGCCGCAACCGGAAGAGGCCGTGGAAGCGGCCCAGCCGGCCGGGCAGGCGCAGCCGGAGACGGAGACGGCGGATACGCCTTCCGCAGTGGAGGATGCCTTGGCAGAAGCCCTGGCAGGTGGTGCCGATGTTGAGGCGCCGGAACCATCCGGCCCGCCGCTGACGCTGGGCGAAAAAGATGCCCTGCGGGTTGCGGTGTCGCAGTGCTGGAATGTGGGGTCGCTGTCGACGGATGCGTTGAACACCACGGTGGTGGTGACGGTGTCGCTGGCACAGGACGGCAAGCCGGACAGCGGCAGCATCCGGATGCTGTCAAGCACCGGCGGGTCGTCATCGGCGGCACAACAGGCCTTTGGGGCCGCTCGGCGGGCAATAAT
- the tolR gene encoding protein TolR: MGAAVQQPSGGSNRRRGRRRGRGRVMSEINVTPFVDVMLVLLIIFMVAAPLMTVGVPVELPKTAAGALPGDEEEPLTVTMTAEGGVEIQTTPVSRDELVPKLRAIAAERSSDRVFLRADGRIAYADVMQVMGALNAGGFSNVGLVTDTGGPALDGQPSEGAGQ; the protein is encoded by the coding sequence ATGGGTGCCGCAGTCCAGCAGCCTTCAGGAGGCAGCAACCGCCGCCGCGGACGCCGCCGCGGACGCGGCAGGGTGATGTCTGAAATCAATGTCACGCCTTTTGTGGATGTGATGCTGGTGCTGCTGATTATCTTTATGGTGGCGGCACCGCTGATGACGGTCGGCGTGCCGGTAGAGCTGCCCAAGACTGCAGCGGGCGCCTTGCCCGGTGATGAGGAAGAGCCGCTGACTGTCACGATGACCGCCGAGGGTGGTGTTGAAATCCAGACCACGCCGGTTTCGCGCGATGAACTGGTGCCCAAGCTGCGGGCGATTGCGGCCGAGCGCAGCTCGGACCGGGTGTTTCTGCGGGCGGATGGCAGGATCGCCTATGCGGATGTCATGCAGGTGATGGGCGCGCTGAACGCAGGCGGGTTTTCCAACGTGGGGCTGGTGACGGACACCGGCGGCCCGGCCCTGGACGGGCAGCCGTCTGAGGGTGCAGGGCAGTAA
- the tolQ gene encoding protein TolQ: protein MEAETLALAQEIDFSMWGLFARATVTVKLVMLMLIGASVWSWGIIIQKTINYRKARGEADAFDRAFWSGNPLDELFDQVGARPPGQAARIFSAGMTEWRRSHRSDGGLIPGAQARIDRSMDVAIAKETEGLQSGLSVLATVGSTAPFVGLFGTVWGIMTAFIEIAEQQNTNLAVVAPGIAEALMATGLGLLAAIPAVVFYNKLSADSDRIIGGYEGFADEFATILSRQLDS, encoded by the coding sequence ATGGAAGCAGAAACTCTGGCGCTGGCGCAGGAGATTGATTTCTCCATGTGGGGCCTTTTCGCGCGGGCCACCGTAACCGTGAAACTGGTGATGCTGATGCTGATCGGGGCTTCGGTCTGGTCGTGGGGCATCATCATTCAGAAAACCATCAACTACCGCAAGGCGCGCGGCGAGGCGGATGCCTTTGACCGCGCCTTCTGGTCCGGCAATCCGCTGGATGAGCTGTTCGACCAGGTCGGGGCAAGGCCGCCGGGTCAGGCGGCCCGGATCTTTTCCGCAGGCATGACCGAATGGCGGCGCAGCCACCGCAGCGACGGCGGGCTGATCCCTGGCGCGCAGGCACGCATTGACCGGTCGATGGATGTGGCCATCGCCAAGGAAACCGAAGGGCTGCAAAGCGGCTTGTCGGTTCTGGCTACCGTTGGCTCCACCGCGCCGTTTGTGGGGCTGTTCGGTACTGTCTGGGGCATCATGACCGCCTTTATCGAGATTGCAGAACAGCAGAACACCAACCTTGCCGTGGTGGCGCCCGGCATTGCCGAGGCGCTGATGGCGACCGGGCTGGGCCTGCTGGCGGCCATTCCGGCAGTGGTTTTCTACAATAAGCTGAGCGCGGACAGCGACCGCATCATTGGCGGCTATGAGGGCTTTGCCGATGAGTTCGCCACCATCCTCAGCCGCCAGTTGGATTCCTGA
- the ybgC gene encoding tol-pal system-associated acyl-CoA thioesterase, with protein sequence MIHEFPVRVYYEDTDMGGIVYHANYLRFIERARSDWVRGIGVDQNAMREAGRIYVVRRIEADYLAPAKFDEELLVATALHNVTPARMVLLQEVTRGGQPLFRAQVTIVCITTGGKPARLPAEIRALQ encoded by the coding sequence ATGATCCACGAATTCCCGGTGCGGGTCTACTACGAGGACACCGACATGGGCGGGATCGTCTATCACGCCAACTACCTGCGGTTTATTGAACGTGCGCGCAGCGACTGGGTGCGCGGCATCGGTGTCGATCAGAACGCCATGCGCGAGGCCGGGCGGATCTATGTTGTGCGCCGGATTGAGGCGGATTACCTGGCGCCCGCCAAATTCGACGAGGAGCTGCTTGTCGCCACCGCGCTGCACAATGTGACACCGGCCCGGATGGTGCTGCTTCAAGAGGTCACGCGCGGCGGCCAGCCGCTGTTCCGGGCCCAGGTCACCATTGTCTGCATCACCACAGGCGGCAAGCCTGCGCGGCTTCCGGCAGAGATTCGCGCATTGCAGTAA
- the thpR gene encoding RNA 2',3'-cyclic phosphodiesterase, with amino-acid sequence MRSFAGLPLSDAARIALERVQEELTAGRPVPSENMHLTLAFLDDQPEQMLQALHQELAAIRAPVLTLSIQGLETFGGRQPRVLAAAVQKTPELSRLRNQVRSACQAAGIALARERFRPHVTLARFPRYLQPGQLEKIAGFLQAAAGFRLQTDAECFALYQSTLAPEGARYDVLAEYPLES; translated from the coding sequence ATGCGGTCTTTCGCGGGCTTGCCGCTGTCTGATGCAGCCCGGATTGCGTTGGAGCGCGTGCAAGAAGAGCTGACCGCAGGGCGGCCGGTGCCTTCAGAGAATATGCATCTGACGCTGGCATTTCTGGATGATCAGCCGGAACAAATGCTGCAAGCCTTGCATCAGGAACTCGCCGCCATCCGCGCTCCGGTTCTGACCCTCAGCATTCAGGGGCTGGAGACCTTTGGCGGCAGGCAGCCGCGGGTGCTGGCTGCCGCGGTGCAAAAGACACCGGAGCTGAGCCGCCTGCGGAACCAAGTGCGCAGTGCCTGTCAGGCGGCGGGAATTGCTTTGGCGCGGGAACGGTTCCGCCCGCATGTGACGCTGGCCCGGTTCCCGCGGTATCTGCAGCCGGGTCAGCTGGAGAAGATCGCCGGCTTCCTGCAAGCGGCGGCGGGCTTCCGGCTGCAGACCGATGCGGAATGCTTTGCGCTATACCAGTCTACGCTGGCCCCCGAAGGCGCGCGCTATGATGTTTTGGCGGAATACCCGCTGGAGAGCTGA
- the ruvB gene encoding Holliday junction branch migration DNA helicase RuvB: MIDADPALRPEPLPEDSSAENDRALRPQGLGEFIGQAEARANLKVFIESARRRGEAMDHTLFHGPPGLGKTTLAQIIARELGVNFRMTSGPVLAKAGDLAAILTNLEASDVLFIDEIHRLNPAVEEVLYPAMEDFELDLVIGEGPAARTVRIELQPFTLVGATTRMGLLTTPLRDRFGIPTRLQFYTIDELFEIVRRNARKLGAPADDAGAREIARRARGTPRIAGRLLRRVVDFAVVEGDGRISRELADGALTRLGVDQLGLDGADRRYLNLVAENYGGGPVGIETISAALSESRDALEEVIEPFLLQQGLIQRTPRGRMLAQKAWTHLGMAPPRSRNDLFG; the protein is encoded by the coding sequence ATGATTGACGCCGACCCCGCTCTGCGCCCCGAACCGCTGCCTGAGGACAGTTCAGCCGAAAACGACCGTGCCTTGCGTCCGCAGGGTCTTGGTGAATTCATCGGCCAGGCCGAAGCCCGCGCCAACCTGAAGGTCTTTATTGAATCCGCCCGCCGCCGCGGCGAGGCGATGGACCACACGCTGTTCCACGGCCCTCCCGGCCTTGGCAAGACCACTTTGGCCCAGATTATTGCCCGTGAACTGGGGGTGAATTTCCGCATGACCTCCGGCCCGGTTCTGGCCAAGGCCGGCGACCTGGCAGCGATCCTTACGAATCTTGAAGCCAGCGATGTGCTGTTCATCGACGAAATCCACCGGCTCAACCCGGCGGTGGAGGAGGTGCTTTATCCGGCGATGGAGGATTTCGAGCTGGATCTGGTGATCGGTGAAGGCCCTGCGGCGCGCACCGTGCGGATCGAGTTGCAGCCCTTTACCCTGGTCGGGGCCACCACCCGGATGGGCCTGCTGACCACACCGCTGCGCGACCGCTTCGGCATCCCGACCCGGCTGCAGTTCTATACCATTGACGAGCTGTTCGAGATTGTCCGCCGCAATGCCCGCAAGCTGGGTGCGCCTGCGGATGATGCAGGCGCCCGCGAGATCGCGCGGCGCGCCCGCGGCACCCCCAGGATCGCCGGGCGGCTCTTGCGCCGCGTTGTAGACTTTGCGGTTGTGGAGGGCGATGGCAGGATCTCCCGCGAACTGGCCGATGGCGCGCTGACCCGGCTGGGGGTGGATCAGCTGGGGCTGGATGGCGCCGACCGGCGGTATCTGAACCTGGTGGCCGAGAATTACGGTGGCGGGCCAGTGGGGATCGAGACGATCTCCGCGGCCTTGTCCGAAAGCCGCGACGCGCTGGAAGAGGTGATTGAACCCTTCCTTCTGCAGCAAGGGCTGATACAGCGCACCCCGCGCGGGCGGATGCTGGCGCAAAAGGCCTGGACCCACCTGGGGATGGCGCCGCCGCGTTCCCGGAACGATCTGTTCGGGTAG
- the ruvA gene encoding Holliday junction branch migration protein RuvA, which yields MIGKLTGRLDYRSQDHVLIDVRGVGYIVYCSDRTMAALPGTGEAIALYTEMVVREDLMQLYGFTSLVEKEWHRLLTSVQGVGAKVSLAILGTLGPDGVSRAIALGDWASVKAAKGVGPKTAQRIVLDLKDKAPGVMAMGGAVADAMDGPGLEVVEDAGPAPAAKPARKAPPKKPTGAAAASAGALSALGNLGYGPSDAAAAVAEAAATYPDADEAELIRAALRLLAPKG from the coding sequence ATGATCGGCAAACTGACAGGCCGCCTCGACTACCGGTCGCAGGACCACGTGCTGATCGACGTGCGCGGTGTCGGCTATATCGTCTATTGCTCCGACCGCACCATGGCGGCGCTGCCGGGCACAGGCGAAGCGATCGCGCTTTATACCGAGATGGTGGTGCGCGAAGACCTGATGCAGCTTTATGGTTTCACCTCTTTGGTGGAGAAGGAATGGCACCGGCTGCTGACCTCGGTGCAGGGGGTCGGGGCCAAGGTTTCGCTGGCCATTCTCGGCACGCTGGGGCCGGACGGGGTCAGCCGGGCGATTGCTTTAGGCGACTGGGCGTCGGTGAAGGCGGCCAAGGGCGTCGGCCCCAAGACCGCGCAGCGCATCGTGCTGGACCTCAAGGACAAGGCGCCGGGTGTGATGGCCATGGGGGGCGCTGTGGCGGATGCGATGGACGGCCCCGGGCTGGAGGTGGTCGAGGACGCCGGGCCGGCACCTGCTGCCAAACCGGCCCGCAAGGCGCCGCCAAAGAAACCCACTGGTGCCGCTGCGGCGTCGGCCGGGGCGCTGTCGGCGTTGGGCAATCTCGGCTATGGTCCGTCGGACGCGGCGGCAGCGGTGGCTGAGGCTGCGGCCACCTATCCGGATGCGGATGAAGCAGAGCTGATCCGCGCGGCGCTGCGGCTGCTGGCGCCGAAGGGGTGA
- the ruvC gene encoding crossover junction endodeoxyribonuclease RuvC, protein MRILGIDPGLRTLGWGVIESNGPRLSHVANGHCCSDGDDLGERLLSLHNQVTEIIEAYAPDQAAIEQTFVNKDGAGTLKLGQARGVALLTLAKAGLPVGEYAPNRVKKTVVGVGHAEKEQVMHMVKLQLPGCAPKGADAADALAIAICHAYYGGTSQRQLKEKRA, encoded by the coding sequence ATGCGGATTCTGGGAATTGATCCGGGGCTGCGCACCCTTGGATGGGGGGTCATCGAATCAAATGGCCCGCGGCTGAGCCATGTTGCCAACGGCCATTGCTGCTCGGATGGCGATGATCTGGGCGAGCGTCTTCTGTCGCTGCACAATCAGGTCACCGAAATCATTGAGGCCTATGCCCCGGATCAGGCCGCGATCGAACAGACCTTTGTGAACAAGGACGGTGCCGGCACCCTGAAACTGGGTCAGGCGCGCGGAGTTGCGCTGCTGACGCTCGCCAAGGCAGGCTTGCCGGTGGGCGAATATGCCCCCAACCGGGTCAAAAAGACTGTGGTCGGCGTGGGGCACGCCGAAAAGGAGCAGGTCATGCATATGGTCAAACTGCAGCTGCCCGGCTGTGCGCCCAAGGGTGCCGATGCAGCGGATGCACTGGCGATTGCCATCTGCCATGCTTATTACGGCGGCACGTCGCAACGGCAGCTGAAGGAGAAACGCGCATGA
- a CDS encoding DUF1127 domain-containing protein, which yields MAAFDTTRTTYGSTGLFGRFGALVATATGMFAAWNDARATRNALSGLTDRELADIGMSRGDIEAVATGKTAF from the coding sequence ATGGCCGCATTTGACACTACCCGCACCACCTATGGCTCCACCGGCCTGTTTGGCCGCTTCGGCGCACTGGTTGCAACCGCAACCGGCATGTTTGCTGCCTGGAATGACGCCCGTGCAACCCGCAACGCCCTGTCGGGCCTGACCGACCGCGAGCTGGCCGACATCGGCATGTCGCGCGGCGACATCGAAGCCGTTGCCACTGGCAAAACTGCTTTCTGA